DNA sequence from the Thunnus albacares chromosome 22, fThuAlb1.1, whole genome shotgun sequence genome:
cacaccagcaacATGCACATAGACActcatacatacaaacatatccTTATGCATCATTTACACTAATATATTAAGTTATTTTATGAAGTTATCCAACAAAGGGTGCGTCATGGTTATCTATACCCAATTAGTTTCCACTGAGAGTAACAGCGCTGTAATGCACAACAAGATATTGTGGCATCATTAATTatgtctcctttctctctctctctctctgtctctctatcccACAACAGAACGAGAAGAACGGCGAGATGACAACCAACGTGTTCATGAACCTGGTATAAGGATGAAAAcattcatcttcatcactgaggctcgctctgctgctctgctcagactcctctgctctctccccGCTGCTCTGTCACTCTGATCTCAAATGGGCTTGTCACTTCttataaacacaaattatttctTGCTTTATCTCTCTTATTCTCTTACTCACTCTTTCGCTTGTGCACCTCGCCCTCGTTAATTAGAGTTCAAGGCGGCTAGAGTGGTTATGACAGTGGTGTGCGAGtgcgtgcgtatgtgtgtgtgatagtctGTCCACATTGGTtgtattaaaattaattatcaaagacaggaaaaaaacaagcacgTAAATGAAAGAGACATCAGGGCACCGTGGTAATGATTTCACCTCTTTTCTGCTCCTGCTATGCTTGTTATTTACATTCTCTCGTTTTTCTGCCCTCCCTTCCTTGctgcttttttcctcctctcgttccttccttccatcctttCCAGGAATGGACAGACTACAGGTTGTCATGGAACCCAGAGGAATATGACAACATTAACGTTTTGAGGATTCCTCCCAACAAGGTGTGGCGTCCTGACATCTACCTCATAAATAAGTGAGTGTGTCTGCATTGACAGTCTTCCACTTAATCCATAATAATTTACAGACAATCTGCTCTGAAGACAAAAGTGGAAAGAAACATGTTCCACTTTAAAATATGTTCAGAAATATGCTAAAACATTGCAAaatatgtgaatgttttaaacatatttgcatGACCTATGACCTAATTTTAAAggtcacatttttaaattttcctgtgacaaaacaaataatctgATGATAATCTGACTTGGTTGAGAggggaaacaaacaacaaacaaacaattgtTGCCACTTAGCCCAGTTAGTCCCTGTTCCATCTGTTATTGACACAATATTAACACTTActaacatgtctgtgtgtattaatatataaatatttgggCCCAAATACATGCTATCGACAGTTCACAGAAGGCAAATGTAAGGCAAAGGTACAAAATATACTTTGAATGAATGTCACATACTAAAGGCCACAATAAATCAAAGATGTAGAAGTAAATGTGAAATGTcacatttgctttcttttttctccctgcAGTAATGACGGTCAGTTTGACGTGGCTCTGTATGTCAACGTCTTGGTTTACAGTGATGGGAAAGTCAACTGGCTCCCCCCAGCCATCTACCGCAGCTCCTGCTCTATAGAGGTACAGGCTTTGAGGATCATATGCCAAAAACTTTTagtttattcttcttctttcattgaCTTTCACCCAACAATCCACAGGTTGCGTATTTCCCGTTTGACTGGCAGAACTGCAGCATGGTTTTCCGCTCATATACCTATGATGCCTCTGAGGTGGACCTGCAGTACTTTCTGGACGATGAAGGCAAAGAGATCCAGGAGATTGTTATAGATGAGAACGCTTTCACTGGTATGTTTCTTCACTAGCGTCTTCTGCTTCCCATAGTTTTGTACAGTGTTCAATCTACACATAACCTGTGTCCTAGCCAATGTGTACAATGTGTGAAGTTTGTTTtatgaaataataatgtaacaaaaTCCCACTTTGCTGCTATTACAAGTTGATTCAGTCTAGTACACAGTTATTCCCCACAAGTTGGGGAATATATTGAGTCAGTACTCAAGATAATACAATCACCAATCAGTTAATTTAGTTCCACAAAGTAATTATTATGTCTTTTTACTGCTTTATAACAGTCTACtctcaaaatacacaaaattcttcataatgcacaaaatgcacacatttttttgtaaggTTGTTCATGACACTCACCAGTGCCTTACAGCAAAAAACTCTTTCATAGCAAAGAAAGAATTGCAAATAATAACAGTCAAATAAACCATATTGGTGGCTATAAAAGGTTAGTATCCTGCATTTTTACAGgagttttatatttacaaaCTCTACTAATGATAATCAGTGCCTTGCTCAATGACATTTGAACagtaacaaaataatcaatcaaaggttcactttttcacattttttaactgGACCTTTAATCTTTGATTATTTTGCTGCAAATACTGTTTACAATGGTTACAAATGAATTTTAATGCTCAAGTTACTGCACTATTAAATGAGCAGAGAGCGATTCTTGTTTATGTCCAATGAAAAGCCATCTCCCAACACTTAATTTAGGTCCCCCTTCCCAATACTTTTTGCTTCCCCACCTTGTTCTTCACAGAGAACGGGGAGTGGGCCATCTGTCACAAGCCCTCAAGGAAGAACGTTAAGGAAGACCTGTATGAGGACATCACCTTTTACCTCATCATAGAGAGGAAGCCTCTTTTctacatcatcaacatcatcgtGCCCTGCATCCTCACCAGCGTGTTGGCTATATTTGTCTTCTACCTGCCTCCTGGAGCAGGTCAGCACATCAGATATGTTTTGACGTTGTGACTACACATCTACTCAGTGATGCATTGTCTAATGTCATGACAAGAGGCATGTGTCAGACTACATCATGAGGCAGGACAACCTTAAAAGGCACGGAAGGATTTTGATTTATTATGGATCAGAGGAAAGTGACCTTGGCTAGGAATCTACTTTGTCAGTATTTGGTCCTGTATGGCCAGAATGATGAGAGAGTAGGAATTACAGATTCAAGGGAAAGCAAAAGGATGGACggtaaacaaaccaaacatgTTGAACTctcagaaaatgattttttttcatctttttggaTATCTGTGAGACAGGCATCAATCAGACAAAATATCTTTAACTAAAACTTACCAATAAACTCAATACTTGTAAGTAATGCCTTGGTCCagcatttttaaagattaagCCAATCTAGCAATTGCATGtctctccaaaacaaatgcgTGCATTTGTCAATGCAAACCAGAAGCCAGTAGAGTAACATTTGTTGCTTCACTATCTTAATTAATTCATCAAATTGTCCCTGTCCTCTCCAGGAGAGAAGATGACTCTCTCCATTTCTGTCCTCATCGCTTTGACTGTCTTCATGCTCCTGCTGGCTGACAAGGTCCCTGAGACTTCCCTTGCCATACCCATTATTGTCAACTACGTCATGTTCACCATGATCCTGGTCACCTTCTCTGTCATCCTGAGCGTGGTTGTCCTCAACCTGCACCACCGAACAGCCAGCACGCACATCATGCCACACTGGGTTCGGAAGGTGAGGCTGGGATTGTTTAAGCCTAGTCTGTTAAAGCATCCCGATAGATATATAAAGAATTAGAAGCACATATATTTCATTACTCACCCTGATTTCTGAACCTTAAATTCCCAGTTCTTCATTCACTTCCTGCCCAAGTTCATTGGCATGATGAGGCCCAACCCAGAGGAGCCTCTGCTGAAGGAAGAGTCTAAAGACGACATCCCTATCCGAGGCTTCAGTGGACGGCAGCCTGGAGGAGAGTACTTCTTTCGCAAGATCAACCCTGATCTTGTCATACCCTGGAGGGGCAGGTAAGGCTGCATTTATAAGGTGACTCCTGGAGACATGAATACACAGTTTGACAGTTCATACTGCCTCATCAGAATAGAGTGTCCATAACGGCTACAGCAGATGAATCACTCCTTACATGATTACAAGTATAAAATTTATGTCAGAAAAGACATTCTTCCCATTTCAGACCAGTCAGTAAAGATGCGTTTTcgttctttttttccccacttgtATTGCGGTacgaaaaagaaagaaaaaacatccatcTTCTAAAGTTTCAGCTTTCATTCATGCCAATTGCTGACAGTATGAATATCCAGCAACAAACTTTATACACTctctataaaaaataaagatttagatttcccaaaacaacagaaaactcAAATAAATCTCATAAATATTGGTTTaaactttgattaaaaaaaacttgattggGTTTGACTCAAAAGATAAACCAAGCTCTTGGTTTGAATTGTTGAGAGTGATAAACTTCCAAAATGTTATAGTGCCTATATTCTTACCTGTCAAGACCTGTCAAGTTAAAAACTATGGATATGAAATAACGACCATGAGGGTCATTCATACTGATTCAACCTCTCTCTCGGCTAAGATGTGCTGATCCTGATGTTTAAACCTGGAGAAAGCTATTtctattaatgttaataaaagcCAGCACAGGCATGAATCTTCTTTGTAGAGTCTGCCAAAGTGTGAATGTTGGATCAGATGCCAGACCAGCTATTATAGTAAAGTACACAGTGTGCTAGACTTGGCAGAATTACAGCCATCACCACAGCAGTTCAGAGAATCTGTCAAGACAGTAACAGTGGCTATGTGCACTTCTTTCAGcctcatatacagtatttaaagctagtttaatattacaatataaaagCTACTCTGACAAACAAAGGATGGATCTTCAAATAGTTCAGTGTACTGGGAGTAAACCAAGTGTCATTTTTATCCATGCTAGCAGCGTGGCTTTATGGATTGCGATTTCGGTCCATTAGTCCGTCCACCTCTTTGGTTCAGAATGAAATATTACAGCAACTATTgaatagattgccatgaaattgggtacacacattcatggtccccagaggatgat
Encoded proteins:
- the chrnb1l gene encoding cholinergic receptor, nicotinic, beta 1 (muscle) like; protein product: MTVTIGQIKMKMNINVRMNTFIIVCSCLCFAFTGASETERRLHKKIFQNYNLKVRPARYWEEKVMVRVGMTLSQLVSLNEKNGEMTTNVFMNLEWTDYRLSWNPEEYDNINVLRIPPNKVWRPDIYLINNNDGQFDVALYVNVLVYSDGKVNWLPPAIYRSSCSIEVAYFPFDWQNCSMVFRSYTYDASEVDLQYFLDDEGKEIQEIVIDENAFTENGEWAICHKPSRKNVKEDLYEDITFYLIIERKPLFYIINIIVPCILTSVLAIFVFYLPPGAGEKMTLSISVLIALTVFMLLLADKVPETSLAIPIIVNYVMFTMILVTFSVILSVVVLNLHHRTASTHIMPHWVRKFFIHFLPKFIGMMRPNPEEPLLKEESKDDIPIRGFSGRQPGGEYFFRKINPDLVIPWRGRCESTVQLQRHPDTDGYCLILPPNLKSAIAAVTYMAEQLKKQDTDDTMTGDWQFIALVVDRLFLWLFVIITTLGTLAMFLDASFNYTPDNPFP